From Streptomonospora salina, the proteins below share one genomic window:
- a CDS encoding mycothiol-dependent nitroreductase Rv2466c family protein, whose product MADGEQRASGETVPVDFWFDPLCPWAWLASRWLLEVERVRPVRPRWHVMSLSVLNQGRDLPEEYRTLMQEGWGPVRICIAAEQKYGGDVLAPLYTALGTRFHHGKEPRSAETYRAALADAGLPEDLAEAADTDAYDEALVRSHHDGMDRVGYEVGTPVVSVEGVSFFGPVVTPAPKGEEAGRLWDGVLLVAGTDGFFELKRSRDRKPIFDTGE is encoded by the coding sequence GTGGCTGATGGCGAACAGCGGGCGAGCGGCGAAACGGTCCCCGTCGATTTCTGGTTCGACCCCCTGTGCCCGTGGGCGTGGCTGGCCTCGCGGTGGCTGCTGGAAGTCGAGCGGGTGCGCCCGGTGCGGCCGCGCTGGCACGTGATGAGCCTGAGCGTGCTCAACCAGGGGCGCGACCTGCCCGAGGAGTACCGCACCCTGATGCAGGAGGGCTGGGGGCCGGTGCGCATCTGTATCGCCGCCGAGCAGAAGTACGGCGGCGACGTGCTCGCCCCGCTCTACACCGCGCTGGGCACGCGCTTCCACCACGGCAAGGAGCCGCGGTCGGCCGAGACTTACCGCGCCGCGCTGGCTGACGCCGGGCTGCCCGAGGACCTGGCCGAGGCCGCCGACACCGACGCCTACGACGAGGCGCTGGTCCGCTCCCACCACGACGGCATGGACCGCGTCGGCTACGAGGTGGGTACCCCGGTCGTTTCCGTGGAGGGCGTGTCCTTCTTCGGCCCGGTCGTCACCCCCGCGCCCAAGGGCGAGGAGGCCGGGCGCCTGTGGGACGGCGTGCTGCTGGTGGCCGGCACCGACGGCTTCTTCGAACTCAAGCGCAGCCGCGACCGCAAACCCATCTTCGACACCGGCGAGTAG